A window of the Candidatus Liberibacter solanacearum CLso-ZC1 genome harbors these coding sequences:
- the sdhC gene encoding succinate dehydrogenase, cytochrome b556 subunit: MSDLKSNRPLSPHLQIYKLIPTMLISIVHRITGSAVYFGTPALVLWFFAVAEGKYTLGLWRSYTDCGFFSIFLFLYTWSAIHHMLGGIRYLMWDSSFLLEKKVSITMAKINIIASIFIVSVIWIVKNIY, translated from the coding sequence ATGTCTGATCTTAAGAGTAATAGACCACTTTCTCCACATTTACAGATTTATAAGCTGATTCCCACTATGCTTATCTCTATTGTTCATCGTATCACGGGATCAGCAGTTTATTTTGGAACTCCTGCGTTGGTTTTGTGGTTTTTTGCTGTAGCAGAGGGGAAATATACATTAGGACTTTGGAGAAGCTATACGGATTGTGGCTTTTTTAGCATATTCCTTTTTTTATATACTTGGTCAGCTATCCATCACATGTTAGGTGGTATAAGATATTTGATGTGGGATTCTAGTTTTTTATTGGAAAAAAAAGTTTCCATTACAATGGCAAAGATCAATATTATCGCTTCAATTTTCATAGTGTCGGTAATATGGATAGTGAAAAATATTTACTAA
- the hemC gene encoding hydroxymethylbilane synthase, which translates to MEEKDFKIGTRRSPLALAHAFETRSYLMSVHKIPLEKIFVVPLSTKGDRITNRTLTEIGGKGLFTEEIERKLISGEIDFAVHSAKDMPTKLLKGLRISAYLPREDVRDVFISHTAQSLNDLAVNSIVGTSSLRRKALLLRWRADLSIIDFRGKIETRLTKLKNKQADAMLLAYAGIKRLKKESVVKEILNLEDFPPSPGQGAICIETHMNNTRAHELATAINHRETWDTVSCERAFLAELDGSCKSAIAGFSYCKGQSLYFYGTILTPDGKIFHEVSKSGNCCDAIQIGRDAGRHIRLIADKTIFNL; encoded by the coding sequence ATGGAAGAAAAAGATTTTAAAATCGGAACACGTAGAAGCCCATTGGCTTTAGCACATGCTTTCGAAACACGCTCTTATCTTATGAGTGTTCACAAAATTCCCCTAGAAAAAATTTTTGTTGTTCCTTTGTCAACAAAAGGCGATCGAATCACAAATAGAACCTTAACTGAAATAGGAGGGAAAGGACTGTTTACTGAAGAAATTGAAAGAAAATTAATATCAGGTGAAATTGATTTTGCTGTTCATTCCGCCAAGGATATGCCAACAAAATTGCTAAAAGGACTGCGAATTTCAGCATATCTCCCACGCGAAGATGTGCGCGATGTATTTATTAGCCATACCGCACAGTCTCTTAACGATCTTGCTGTTAATAGCATTGTCGGCACATCGTCTTTGCGTCGCAAAGCACTCCTACTTCGATGGCGCGCCGATCTATCTATTATAGATTTTCGAGGGAAAATAGAAACACGCCTTACCAAACTAAAGAACAAGCAAGCCGATGCTATGTTGCTTGCATATGCTGGGATCAAAAGACTTAAAAAAGAAAGCGTCGTAAAGGAAATTCTCAATCTTGAAGATTTTCCTCCATCACCAGGACAAGGAGCTATTTGTATTGAAACACACATGAATAATACCAGAGCTCATGAACTTGCCACTGCTATTAATCATCGAGAAACATGGGATACAGTGAGCTGTGAACGAGCATTTCTTGCTGAACTAGATGGATCTTGCAAAAGCGCCATTGCTGGATTTTCCTATTGTAAAGGGCAATCTCTCTATTTTTACGGAACTATTTTAACGCCCGATGGTAAAATTTTCCATGAAGTATCAAAAAGCGGCAACTGTTGCGATGCCATTCAGATAGGTCGTGATGCTGGTCGACATATACGTCTCATAGCTGATAAAACTATTTTTAACCTATAA
- a CDS encoding EVE domain-containing protein: MAYWLVKSEPCVWSWKMQQDKGSIGEAWTGVRNYQARNNMRKMRIGDKGFFYHSNKGREIVGIFEVITGTYPDPTVEGYSPWECVDIRSVCSMPCPVSLVAIKGNLQLSKMALVTFSRLSVQPVKLDEYLEVCRMGKLSSPPLSEYEM, from the coding sequence GTGGCGTATTGGTTGGTAAAGTCTGAACCTTGTGTATGGTCTTGGAAGATGCAGCAAGATAAGGGCAGTATTGGAGAGGCGTGGACAGGAGTGCGTAATTATCAAGCCCGCAATAATATGAGGAAAATGCGTATTGGTGATAAAGGTTTTTTTTATCATTCTAATAAAGGTCGTGAAATTGTAGGGATTTTTGAAGTCATTACTGGTACGTATCCCGATCCTACAGTAGAGGGATATTCGCCCTGGGAATGTGTCGATATACGCTCGGTTTGTAGTATGCCTTGTCCTGTTAGTTTGGTGGCTATTAAAGGTAATTTACAGCTTTCTAAAATGGCTCTTGTTACTTTTTCGCGTCTTTCGGTACAGCCTGTTAAGCTTGATGAGTATTTGGAGGTATGCCGTATGGGAAAACTTTCTTCTCCTCCTCTCAGCGAATATGAAATGTGA
- a CDS encoding heme biosynthesis protein HemY, whose product MLRLIYYCCIIFFMICSFIAISYYPDDIYVTWGNRIYQTSPFVMLSIVYILIFTFMLISKISRFFLSCPSTIANIFHKRNYAKGYKELSAGLISITAQNIPLARKMFSYLSHRHIFHNESLFHLLEAQIALSEKKHHIAREKFEMMLQIPETREFAIYNLYCEFYRIGDLKSAQCYAKKALKISPYISWGIEAMLQYYALEKEWSKAIDFLNKNKKYENIETYNHHQAILLTARSLENAEKGDVVASYNDAMVVLKLCKHSIMASICAAKALILQNKKNKAAVVLEKIWEINPHPEIAYIYTIILSNNATERMNRALKLEAINKKNIESLITVAKISLETGNIQQAQTKAMLAAKANPRKGIFLLLAKIERASSNNLDKILYWTQRALYTEPDPLWISDDGYCSSTWLPLSPTSKKLCRFEWKVPAKIPEYTTNKDLISYDESETFMTHLQETKRNKNIKNPYPSIHQDYHHPKNRNILSLDPSIRQPDDPGVINKSTNQ is encoded by the coding sequence ATGCTACGCCTTATATACTATTGTTGCATAATATTCTTCATGATTTGTAGTTTTATAGCAATCTCTTACTATCCAGATGACATATACGTTACTTGGGGCAATCGAATTTATCAAACAAGCCCTTTTGTCATGTTATCTATCGTTTATATTTTAATATTTACATTCATGCTAATATCAAAGATTTCACGGTTTTTTTTATCATGTCCATCTACAATCGCTAATATCTTTCATAAGCGCAACTACGCTAAGGGATATAAAGAGTTATCTGCTGGACTCATATCAATTACGGCCCAAAATATACCATTAGCCCGTAAAATGTTCTCTTATCTCTCTCATCGACATATTTTTCATAACGAATCTCTTTTCCATCTTTTAGAAGCACAAATCGCCCTATCCGAAAAAAAACACCATATTGCGCGTGAAAAATTTGAAATGATGCTACAAATACCTGAAACGAGAGAGTTCGCAATTTATAACTTATATTGTGAATTCTATCGTATAGGCGATTTAAAATCAGCTCAATGTTATGCAAAAAAAGCTCTCAAAATTTCCCCTTATATATCTTGGGGCATTGAAGCAATGTTACAATATTACGCACTAGAGAAAGAATGGTCTAAAGCCATTGATTTTTTAAATAAAAATAAAAAATATGAGAATATTGAAACATATAATCACCATCAGGCCATCCTTCTCACCGCTCGATCTTTAGAAAATGCAGAAAAGGGTGATGTTGTTGCTTCCTATAACGATGCAATGGTAGTATTGAAACTTTGCAAGCATTCCATTATGGCTTCGATATGCGCTGCCAAAGCTTTGATTTTGCAAAATAAAAAAAATAAAGCAGCGGTGGTTTTAGAAAAAATATGGGAGATTAATCCTCATCCTGAAATCGCTTATATTTATACTATAATTTTGTCGAACAACGCAACAGAACGCATGAATAGAGCCCTTAAATTAGAAGCGATCAATAAGAAAAATATAGAATCCCTCATCACCGTTGCTAAAATTTCCCTGGAAACAGGAAATATTCAACAGGCACAAACGAAGGCAATGCTTGCTGCCAAAGCAAATCCTAGGAAGGGAATTTTTTTACTGCTTGCTAAAATAGAACGAGCAAGCTCTAATAATCTAGATAAAATTTTATATTGGACACAAAGAGCGTTATATACAGAACCAGATCCACTTTGGATATCAGATGACGGCTATTGCTCTTCTACATGGCTTCCACTATCACCTACAAGTAAGAAACTCTGTCGTTTTGAATGGAAAGTTCCTGCCAAAATACCAGAATATACTACTAATAAAGATCTCATATCCTATGATGAATCGGAAACATTTATGACACACTTACAGGAAACCAAGAGAAATAAAAATATAAAAAATCCATATCCTAGCATCCATCAAGATTATCATCATCCCAAAAATCGGAACATTCTCTCTCTAGATCCTTCTATACGACAACCAGATGATCCTGGTGTTATAAATAAATCGACAAATCAATGA
- the queD gene encoding 6-carboxytetrahydropterin synthase QueD yields the protein MKITQAFTFEAAHKLPYVPKTHKCYRMHGHSYRVELVMEGDVDPKTGFVDDFFNIEKYFAPLLEKLDHHCLNEVEDLDNPTAENIAIWIWKRLFDSLPILSSVRVYETPMSWVEYQGI from the coding sequence ATGAAAATTACACAAGCTTTTACATTTGAAGCAGCACATAAACTTCCCTATGTCCCCAAAACCCATAAGTGTTATCGTATGCACGGACATTCTTATCGAGTAGAACTTGTAATGGAAGGAGATGTAGATCCTAAAACTGGATTTGTCGATGATTTTTTTAATATTGAAAAATATTTTGCTCCACTTCTTGAGAAGTTAGATCATCATTGTCTCAACGAAGTTGAAGACTTAGATAATCCTACAGCAGAAAATATCGCTATTTGGATCTGGAAACGTTTGTTTGATTCTCTCCCTATCTTATCATCAGTACGCGTTTATGAGACCCCTATGTCTTGGGTCGAATATCAAGGAATATAA
- the queC gene encoding 7-cyano-7-deazaguanine synthase QueC, with the protein MNNNREKTSSALLLFSGGQDSSTCLSWALDKFDKVETLSFDYGQRNKVELECRLRLREKIVQLTPKWKDSLGADHILPLATLGDISHSSLTKNIEIKIQENNLPNTFVPGRNIIFLVFAAALAYRRGITNIIAGMCEMDYSGYPDCRNETIKALEMTLNLGMESNFTIHTPLMHLKKHETWKLVQDIGGQNLVDLILEESHTCYLGTRDKRYEWGYGCNSCPSCNLRQKGWVEFKEKYQRTPT; encoded by the coding sequence ATGAATAACAATAGAGAAAAAACATCATCTGCCCTTTTACTCTTTTCTGGAGGACAAGATTCTTCTACCTGTCTTTCTTGGGCACTAGACAAATTTGATAAGGTAGAAACCCTTAGCTTTGATTATGGACAACGTAATAAAGTAGAACTGGAATGTCGCCTGCGATTGCGTGAAAAAATTGTACAACTCACACCTAAATGGAAAGATTCTTTAGGCGCAGACCATATCTTACCACTTGCAACACTTGGAGATATTTCCCATTCATCACTCACAAAAAATATTGAAATAAAGATTCAGGAAAATAATTTACCTAATACTTTTGTTCCTGGTCGTAACATAATTTTTTTGGTTTTTGCCGCTGCATTAGCATATCGACGCGGAATCACAAATATTATCGCTGGCATGTGTGAAATGGATTATTCAGGATATCCAGACTGTCGCAATGAAACGATAAAAGCCCTTGAAATGACCTTGAATTTAGGCATGGAAAGCAATTTTACTATCCATACACCCTTAATGCATCTCAAGAAACATGAAACTTGGAAACTTGTACAGGATATTGGAGGACAAAATTTAGTAGATTTGATTCTTGAAGAAAGTCATACCTGCTACCTTGGAACACGCGATAAGCGTTACGAATGGGGATATGGCTGTAATTCATGTCCATCATGCAATCTAAGGCAGAAAGGATGGGTGGAATTTAAGGAAAAATATCAGCGTACACCAACGTGA
- the tsaD gene encoding tRNA (adenosine(37)-N6)-threonylcarbamoyltransferase complex transferase subunit TsaD — MFKVQKTVIGIETSCDETAVAVVRREGFQNKILAEVILSQIDQHGEYGGVVPEIAARAHVDSLDVLIKKTLSRASMQISDIDSIAVTAGPGLMGGLIVGLMTAKAISYASQKPFYAINHLEGHILTARLTDGVNFPYLVLLVSGGHTQILLVRGVARYDRLGTTIDDALGECFDKIAKSLGFSYPGGAAIEKAALKGNGQRFNFPCPSVQGMCCDFSFSGLKTSVQQKIRSFDVLEKQDIADICASFQVTVIRILRKKLEQGFLLFQKEFPNKKPVLVVSGGVASNSFIRAALIDLCTSKGFCFVAPPARLCTDNAVMIAWAALERMEAGFPPDDLSISPRSRWPLDEKALSKIGSGKRGAKA; from the coding sequence ATGTTTAAAGTGCAAAAAACGGTTATTGGTATAGAAACGAGTTGTGATGAGACGGCTGTTGCTGTGGTACGTCGCGAAGGATTTCAGAACAAGATTCTGGCAGAGGTTATTTTGTCTCAGATTGATCAACATGGTGAATATGGAGGGGTGGTTCCGGAAATTGCTGCTCGTGCTCATGTAGATTCTTTGGATGTTTTGATAAAAAAAACCTTGTCACGTGCTAGTATGCAAATTTCTGATATAGATTCAATAGCAGTGACGGCGGGCCCAGGGTTAATGGGAGGTTTGATTGTTGGATTGATGACAGCTAAAGCTATTTCTTATGCTAGTCAAAAACCTTTTTATGCTATCAATCATTTAGAAGGGCATATTTTAACGGCACGTTTGACGGATGGGGTTAATTTTCCTTATCTTGTTTTGTTGGTGTCTGGAGGACATACACAAATATTATTAGTAAGAGGTGTTGCTCGTTATGATCGTTTGGGAACGACAATAGATGATGCCCTTGGAGAGTGTTTTGATAAAATTGCTAAATCACTAGGATTTTCTTATCCAGGTGGAGCAGCAATAGAAAAGGCAGCGTTAAAGGGGAATGGTCAGCGTTTTAATTTTCCATGTCCATCAGTGCAAGGAATGTGCTGTGATTTTTCTTTTTCCGGATTAAAAACCTCTGTTCAGCAAAAAATACGTTCTTTTGATGTTCTTGAAAAACAAGATATTGCCGATATTTGTGCGTCTTTTCAAGTAACAGTAATACGGATTCTTCGAAAAAAATTAGAGCAAGGATTTCTTTTATTTCAAAAAGAATTTCCAAATAAAAAACCAGTGTTAGTTGTTTCAGGAGGGGTTGCGTCTAATTCTTTTATTCGCGCTGCTCTTATTGATCTTTGTACGTCAAAGGGCTTTTGTTTTGTCGCTCCTCCAGCTCGTTTATGCACGGATAACGCAGTAATGATTGCTTGGGCTGCTTTGGAAAGAATGGAGGCTGGTTTTCCTCCGGATGATTTATCTATATCGCCACGTTCCCGTTGGCCATTAGATGAAAAGGCTCTTTCAAAAATAGGATCTGGCAAGCGTGGAGCCAAAGCATGA
- the yecR gene encoding YecR family lipoprotein, with protein sequence MSYSSRSILTIIVIICLLQGCFYPPRIHSLGGSKADGIVTFGYQSDIFTAKLIPEQLEVTKQSAIKRCQLWGYKNAEPFTGLTSQCENRNQDGYCIESSTKINFQCYDK encoded by the coding sequence ATGTCTTATTCAAGTAGAAGTATTCTAACTATTATTGTTATCATTTGTCTATTACAGGGTTGTTTCTATCCACCAAGAATTCATTCTTTGGGCGGAAGCAAGGCAGATGGGATAGTCACCTTTGGATATCAATCGGATATTTTCACTGCTAAATTAATTCCTGAACAATTAGAAGTAACCAAACAATCAGCAATAAAACGATGTCAACTATGGGGATATAAAAATGCCGAACCATTCACTGGATTAACATCTCAATGTGAAAACAGGAATCAGGATGGATATTGCATCGAAAGTAGTACGAAAATTAATTTTCAGTGTTATGATAAATAA
- a CDS encoding COG4223 family protein, translating into MNDSKKSHEQEKTIHQSLGTQEKKSKGFPFIKNCKNLTFFKALSIIVIGILLISFVLILLFFIKIKIFSNNDLFFVNALPSKGVLIQSDKDYSILESERKNIQNTTPVAEKKENEKNASTQVLIEEINSLKKILTELNNNYNNLLTRLIKTENLIANPLKNTNIQRIISLLILKNKMDKGEYFLLNKKITEEASVLEPCTAVLLQFSNIRIPTSIEIFTQFSKVSEEIIFASETLGKDSGFTSYLLLQLNKLIKIRPLGGDVEGDTITALVARIENNLKKGDLRSAAIEWDKIPEETRKPGIFLRNALEAHICSDSIIKEEMSKISQDNLS; encoded by the coding sequence ATGAATGATTCCAAAAAATCGCATGAACAAGAAAAGACAATCCATCAATCCCTCGGCACTCAAGAAAAAAAATCAAAGGGCTTTCCGTTCATTAAGAATTGCAAAAACCTAACATTCTTTAAAGCACTATCGATAATCGTTATAGGCATATTACTTATCAGTTTTGTTTTGATATTGCTTTTTTTTATTAAAATAAAAATTTTTTCTAACAACGATCTCTTCTTTGTAAATGCTCTCCCTTCAAAAGGGGTACTTATTCAATCTGACAAAGATTATTCTATACTAGAGTCAGAGAGAAAAAATATTCAGAATACTACTCCAGTTGCAGAAAAAAAAGAAAATGAAAAAAATGCCTCTACACAAGTCCTTATAGAAGAAATAAATTCTTTAAAAAAGATCCTGACAGAACTTAATAATAACTATAATAATCTTCTTACTCGTCTGATAAAAACGGAAAATTTAATTGCTAATCCCTTGAAAAATACTAATATCCAGAGAATAATCTCTCTTCTAATCTTAAAAAATAAAATGGATAAAGGTGAGTACTTTCTATTAAACAAAAAGATTACAGAAGAAGCTTCTGTGTTAGAGCCATGTACAGCCGTATTGCTACAGTTTTCTAATATAAGAATCCCTACATCTATAGAAATTTTTACACAATTTTCAAAAGTATCTGAGGAAATAATTTTTGCTAGTGAAACTCTTGGAAAAGATTCAGGATTTACAAGTTATTTACTCCTACAACTCAATAAATTAATCAAAATACGCCCTTTAGGAGGAGACGTTGAAGGCGATACAATTACTGCTCTAGTCGCTCGTATTGAAAACAATCTTAAAAAAGGTGATTTACGTAGTGCCGCTATTGAATGGGATAAAATCCCAGAAGAAACAAGAAAACCCGGTATATTTTTAAGAAATGCACTTGAAGCGCATATTTGTTCTGATTCAATAATAAAAGAAGAAATGTCTAAAATTTCACAAGATAACTTATCATAG
- the sdhD gene encoding succinate dehydrogenase, hydrophobic membrane anchor protein — translation MNMRSSLGKVRGMGSAKDGTGHFLKQRFTAIANIPFVIFFIIFFIRYGSAPHEQIVSVVSNLFVASIMGLGAVSIFFHMQLGMQVIIEDYVHSKLLKIVLLMLNSSFVLFMAVFCLFSILKISILGNQ, via the coding sequence ATGAATATGCGTAGTAGCTTAGGAAAAGTACGAGGGATGGGTTCCGCTAAAGATGGTACGGGACACTTTTTAAAACAAAGGTTCACTGCTATTGCCAATATTCCTTTTGTTATCTTTTTTATAATATTTTTTATAAGGTATGGTTCTGCTCCGCATGAACAGATTGTTTCTGTTGTTTCTAATCTTTTTGTAGCATCTATAATGGGATTAGGGGCGGTTTCAATTTTTTTTCATATGCAACTTGGTATGCAGGTGATTATTGAAGATTATGTTCATTCTAAATTATTAAAGATAGTGCTTCTTATGTTAAACAGTTCTTTTGTTTTGTTTATGGCGGTTTTTTGTTTGTTTTCTATTTTAAAAATTTCAATTTTGGGTAATCAATGA
- a CDS encoding uroporphyrinogen-III synthase: MGHTPIMMPLSYFTYDREAVSLALQESYGGIAITSSESLSTLPDKFCHNSILFSIGEASASLARTKGFSQIFCGKNNSISLAQLIVQKKELFTPQKPLIYLGGKKRKIHFENYLFQHRIPFKTIDCYYSWNIVYSKKEVERIIKSADAVLFYASSSVSNFFLLPLPIKISVRFLCLSQNIASEIPVSFTDLVSVAEFPKESSLLELLLSLQSQKP, translated from the coding sequence ATGGGACATACTCCCATTATGATGCCTCTATCCTATTTTACTTATGATAGAGAGGCGGTATCTCTTGCCTTGCAAGAATCCTATGGAGGAATAGCAATAACCAGCAGCGAATCTCTCTCCACATTACCCGATAAATTTTGTCATAATAGCATTCTTTTTTCCATAGGAGAAGCGAGTGCTTCTCTCGCACGAACAAAAGGATTTTCTCAAATATTTTGCGGAAAGAATAACAGTATTAGTCTGGCTCAATTAATTGTCCAAAAAAAAGAATTATTCACCCCTCAAAAGCCCTTGATATACTTAGGAGGGAAAAAAAGAAAGATCCATTTTGAAAATTATCTTTTTCAACACAGAATCCCCTTCAAAACCATTGATTGCTATTATAGTTGGAATATTGTATATTCTAAGAAGGAAGTAGAGCGTATAATTAAAAGCGCAGATGCTGTGCTGTTTTATGCAAGTTCTTCTGTGTCAAATTTTTTCCTTTTGCCCTTACCTATAAAAATATCTGTACGCTTCTTATGTTTAAGCCAAAATATTGCTTCCGAAATTCCCGTCTCATTCACAGATCTAGTTTCAGTGGCAGAGTTTCCAAAAGAATCCTCTTTGCTAGAGCTTCTTCTTTCATTACAATCACAAAAGCCTTGA
- a CDS encoding NAD(P)H-dependent glycerol-3-phosphate dehydrogenase yields the protein MKNYPTIFVIGSGAFGSAISSIIASRGHANVTLLGRQESLIQQLKSTRINAKSLPNIKLSSLLHFSTDYRLLREADIVLFATSSKGYEQALGFYGQWLKDTADVVICSKGFEYYSGMLLSDYSEKVLPSHSISVLSGPGFAIDIARGLPVGVTLASEKIEISRRLSAILSGDSFRVYCSDDRIGVQLGGALKNIIAIASGILKGREYGDSARAMMMVRGLSEIIEVTKAMGGRSDTILGLSGIGDLVLTATSEQSRNFCFGVFLGKGQQYDFKTMNLVEGGIAVSRVINIAIKMGLDLPVFQATSDVIANRITVDEALDIFLDLSSKKKK from the coding sequence ATGAAAAATTATCCTACGATATTTGTTATTGGTTCTGGGGCTTTTGGATCAGCGATCTCCAGTATTATTGCATCACGTGGACATGCAAATGTTACATTGCTTGGCCGGCAAGAAAGCCTGATACAGCAACTGAAGTCTACAAGAATAAACGCCAAATCTCTTCCTAATATCAAGCTTTCTTCTCTTTTGCATTTTTCTACTGACTACAGGCTCTTACGAGAAGCAGATATTGTTCTTTTTGCCACTTCTTCTAAGGGATATGAGCAGGCCCTTGGTTTTTATGGGCAGTGGTTGAAAGATACGGCAGATGTTGTTATTTGCTCCAAAGGCTTTGAATATTATAGTGGAATGTTGCTGAGTGATTACTCAGAAAAGGTTCTTCCCTCCCATTCTATTTCGGTTCTTTCTGGTCCAGGATTTGCCATTGATATCGCCCGAGGATTGCCGGTAGGAGTGACTTTAGCCTCGGAAAAGATAGAAATATCACGCCGTCTTTCTGCGATTCTTTCCGGCGATTCATTTCGAGTTTATTGTTCAGATGATCGCATTGGTGTTCAGCTTGGAGGGGCTTTAAAAAATATTATTGCCATCGCAAGTGGTATTTTAAAAGGAAGAGAATATGGAGATTCGGCTCGTGCAATGATGATGGTGCGGGGCTTATCAGAAATAATAGAAGTGACAAAGGCAATGGGAGGTCGATCTGATACTATTTTAGGTTTGTCTGGTATAGGGGATTTAGTCTTAACTGCGACAAGTGAGCAGTCGCGTAATTTTTGTTTTGGTGTTTTTCTTGGAAAAGGACAGCAATATGATTTTAAAACGATGAATCTTGTAGAAGGGGGGATTGCAGTTTCGCGCGTGATCAATATAGCAATAAAAATGGGTTTGGATTTGCCAGTTTTTCAAGCAACATCAGATGTTATAGCGAATCGTATTACTGTAGACGAGGCATTGGATATTTTTTTGGATCTCTCTTCTAAGAAAAAGAAATAA